Proteins encoded by one window of Rutidosis leptorrhynchoides isolate AG116_Rl617_1_P2 chromosome 7, CSIRO_AGI_Rlap_v1, whole genome shotgun sequence:
- the LOC139857504 gene encoding probable mediator of RNA polymerase II transcription subunit 26c, which produces MNLDEFKSVLSNSRLDVWGIIDAAINLASEEYADELKHRRDGIVERLYARNNCSNCDVNEINEQKPNGVVRSVGNEFGEARGDSPLTPQSIPQDNEEDDEDLDPYGGLFDDEQSKILKIKEQLEDPHQSEDSVVELLQTLADMDLTFKGLKETDIGRHVNRLRKHPSNEVRSLVKHLVRKWKELVDEWVGSNNKDHQQSSLTDGDSPSLQNVPRRSHNSNQQGSDFGYSPNTHNWSPSSDRINTEPVQRPKGVVPKRETPTRPITQSHPHVAAASSAPQNRPRKEQNIDPDRLASATRRLQENYQEAQNAKKQRTIQVMDIHEIPKPKNGFIAKNKGNFQGRNHR; this is translated from the exons ATGAATTTAGATGAGTTTAAGTCGGTTTTATCGAATTCGAGACTAGATGTTTGGGGAATAATTGATGCTGCGATAAATTTAGCGTCAGAGGAATACGCTGATGAGCTGAAACATCGTAGAGATGGAATAGTGGAACGGTTATACGCGCGAAATAATTGTAGTAATTGTGATGTAAATGAAATTAATGAGCAGAAGCCAAACGGCGTCGTTCGGAGTGTTGGAAATGAATTTGGTGAAGCTCGTGGTGATTCTCCGTTAACTCCGCAGTCGATTCCTCAGGATAATGAGGAAGACGATGAAGACTTGGATCCGTACGGTGGATTATTTGATGATGAACAGAGTAAAATTCTGAAGATCAAAGAACAGCTTGAAGATCCACATCAg AGTGAGGATTCTGTAGTTGAGTTGCTTCAAACCCTAGCTGACATGGATCTGACATTCAAAGGTCTCAAG GAAACTGATATCGGAAGGCATGTGAATCGATTGCGAAAGCATCCATCCAATGAAGTACGATCATTAGTGAAGCACCTTGTGAG GAAATGGAAAGAATTAGTGGATGAGTGGGTCGGTTCGAACAATAAGGATCATCAGCAATCTTCTTTAACAG ACGGAGACTCGCCTTCGTTGCAAAATGTACCGCGGAGATCACATAACAGTAATCAGCAG GGGTCTGATTTCGGTTATTCTCCTAATACACACA ATTGGAGCCCTTCGTCTGATAGAATCAATACAGAACCGGTGCAAAGGCCAAAAGGCGTGGTTCCTAAACGAGAAACACCAACACGACCAATAACCCAATCTCATCCTCACGTGGCTGCTGCTTCGTCTGCTCCTCAGAAC CGTCCACGCAAGGAGCAAAACATTGATCCTGACAGGCTAGCATCCGCTACAAGGCGTCTTCAAGAGAACTACCAGGAAGCCCAAAATG CCAAAAAGCAAAGGACAATACAAGTGATGGATATACATGAGATACCAAAGCCAAAGAATGGTTTCATTGCTAAGAATAAAGGCAATTTTCAGGGGAGGAACCATAGATGA